DNA sequence from the Terriglobales bacterium genome:
TGCTCGCTGAATTTTTCCGCCTGGGCGAGCCTCTGTTTCAGCGCGGCGATCTCGGCGTCCACGCCGGCCTTGGAGTAGTCCTCAAGCTCGGCGTCGTGCTGGTGCAGGCCGTCGGCGGTGGCGCCCGTCGGGTGGAAGGAATAGAGCTGGTCGAGGAATTCGTCGCCGAGTTGCTCCCACGCCTTCATGTGCTTCGCGTCCACTTTCCCCGCCGTGGAAGTGTCGTGCGCCATGGCCACACCCAGAAACAGCATCAGAACCGCAATCGTCAGTCTCAAAGGACCTCCTCGAGTTCCGTCGAATTGATTAGGCTATCACGGCGTACGGCTCCGGTGGGGCTCGCCGGGCGAGCGTGGAGACGCGGCATGCTGCGTCTCTACACAACCGAAGCAGCACCCAGCTCTTCCAGCAAAGACCTTAGACGGGCCAGCACTTCCTCCGGCTGCGTGCTCTTCAAAGAAAGCCTCAGGACCCCGGCGGGGGTGAACTGCGCTCCCGGCTCGCCGGCGACGAGGCGGGCCAGCTTTTCGGGCTCGATGGCGGCATTCTCGATGAACCGCAGTTGCACGGAATCGCGGCGGCGCTCGATGGCGGCGACGCCCAGCCGCCGGCACACCAGCCGCAGCGTAGCGTACTGGAGCAGATGCTGCACCGGCGGGGGCGGCGCTCCGTAGCGGTCCTCCAACTCCTGGCGGACGTCGGCCAGTTGCTCTTCGCTCTCCACCGCGGCCACCCGCTTGTACATGCGCAGCCGCTGGTTCTCTTCAGCGACGTATTCCTCGGGGATGCGCACGTTGAGACCGAGGTTGAGCTGGGTCTCGACTTGCTCCGGCGCGGCTTCGCCCTTGAGCTCGCGCACACTGCGCTCAAGCATCGAGGTGTACAACTCGAAGCCGACTGCGTCCGCGTGCCCGCTCTGCTGTCCGCCGAGCAGCGTGCCGGCGCCGCGCAGCTCGAGGTCCAAAGCCGCCAGCTTGAATCCCGCGCCGAGATCCGAGAACTCCTTGAGCGCCGCCAGCCGCCGCCGCGCCAGCGGGGAAAGCTCCTGCTCCGGCGGGACCAGCAGGTACGCATAGGCGCGTCGGCTGGAGCGGCCTACGCGCCCGCGCAGCTGGTAGAGCTCGGAAAGTCCGAGGCGGTCGGCGCGGTTGATGAGGATGGTGTTGCACAGCGGGATGTCGAGGCCGTTCTCGACGATGGTGGTGGCCACCAGCACGTCGGACTCGTGGCGCATGAACTTGAGCATCACCTTTTCCAGTTGGCTCTCCGGCATCTGGCCGTGCCCGACCACTACGCGCGCCTGGGGCGCCAATTCCTGGATCTTGGCGGCGATCTCGTGGATGGTCTCCACCCGGTTGTGCAGGAAGTACACCTGTCCCTGGCGCTCGAGCTCGTGCTGGATGGCGCTCTGCACCAGCTTCTCGCCAAAAGGCGCGACCACGGTCTGGATGGCGATGCGGTCTTTGGGCGGAGTCTCGATCACGCTCATGTCGCGCAACCCCACCAGCGACATGTGCAGCGTGCGTGGGATGGGCGTGGCCGAAAGCGTGAGCACGTCAACTTCTTTCTTGAACTGCTTCAGCCGCTCCTTGTCGCGGACGCCGAAGCGCTGCTCCTCATCCACCACCAGCAGGCCAAGGTCGGCGAAGCGCACGTCTTTGGAGAGCAGCCGGTGCGTGCCGATGAGGACGTCCACTTTGCCGGCTTCGACTTTGGCGAGGATCTCCTTCTGCCGGCGCGGGCTGCGGAAGCGGCTGAGCATCTCCACCGTGATGGGAAACGCGGCAAAGCGCTGGCGGAAGGTCTCGTAGTGCTGGAAGACGAGCACGGTGGTGGGCGCGAGTACCGCCACCTGTTTGTTGTCGCCCACCGCCTTGAAGGCGGCGCGCATGGCGACTTCGGTTTTCCCATAGCCGACGTCGCCGCAGAGCAGCCGGTCCATGGGCATGCGGGTCTCCATGTCACGCTTGACGTCGGCGACCGCCTGCTCCTGGTCCGGCGTCTCCGAGTGCTCGAAGGCGTCCTCAAACTCGCGCTGCCACGCGGTGTCCACGGGGAAGGCGTGGCCCTCCACCGCCTTGCGCTCGGCGTAGAGCTTGAGCAGGTCATCGGCCATCTCCGCCACCGCCTTCTTGACCCGCGCCTTGGTCTTGGCCCAGGCGCCCGATCCCAGGTGGGCGAGGGTGGGCTTGGCGCCTTCGGCGGAGCGGTACTTCTGCACCAGGTCGAGGCGGGTCAGCGGGACGTAGAGCTTTGCCTCCTCGGCGTACATCAGCAGCATGAACTCGGTGCTGACCTCGTCCTGGCGGATCTCCTTCAGCCCGGCGTACTGCCCGATGCCATGGTCCACGTGGACGACGTAGTCGCCGACGGCCAGGTCGCGGAAGTCGGAGAGAAAGGCTCCGACCTTGGACTTCTGTCTGAGCGGCCGCGAGGCCACTGCGGCCGATTCATCGAACAGGTCGCGCGTCCCGAAGACGACCAGTCCGGCTTCGGGGAGCGCCACCCCGTCCGGAACGAATGCGCGGACCAGCGTGGTGGTTTCGACGTCTTCAGCGAAGTAGGCGGTCTCGTTGAGGTAGGTCTCGCCGCTCGAAGTCCGCGCGCGATTGCCCAAACGGAAAGGGACGCTGTACTCGGTGAAGATGTCGGCCAGGCGCTCGACCTCGCCCAGGTTGGCCGCGGCCACCAGGACGCGCTGGCCCTCGCCGCGCAGCCGCTTTACCTCCTCGGCCATGGCGGCCACTGAGCCGTGAAAACGCGAGGTCGGCCGGGAGGCGAATTCCACCTGCTCGCCCTCGCCGTCATCTTCGGTAAGCGCCAGATGCTCGAGCGCTGCGCCCGGCCGGCGCTCGATCTGCGCACGCCATTCCTCGGCGGAGAGAAAAAGCTCCGCGGGCCGGACCAGATTCCCCATCCCGCTGCGCTCGTGCGCCTCTTCGACTCGCGCTGAGAAATGCTCGAGTTCTCGCTCGACCGCCGCGCTCTCCGCCACCATCACCGCGGCCTCGGGGATGAGGTCGAAGAGTGAGCCCGAGCCCGCCGTCACAGGCGCCAGCAGCTCCCAGCCGGGGAAGACGGAGACTCCGCCCGCGGCCACGGCCTGCTCGACGATGTGTTCGCGCCCGGCGACGCGCCCGGCAGAGAGCCGGCGGTGGATGGCGGTCAGGATCTCGTCGCTCACCGGCGTCTCGGTCAGCGGCAGGAGCACGACTTCGTCGGCAGGGTTGGAAGAGCGTTGCGTCCCGGGATCGAACTTGCGCAGCGACTCCACCTCGTCGCCGAAGAACTCGACGCGAATGGGGCGCTCGGCCTCCGGCGAATAGACGTCGAGCAGTCCGCCGCGCAGCGCGTACTGCCCGGGCATCTCGACTACATCCGCGGGCGCATAGCCCACACGCTGGAGATGCTCCAGCAGCGCCTCGACGTCGATGGTTTCCGCCCGGCGCACCACCCGCGCCAGATCGGCATAGAACTGCCCATCGCGCAGGCGCATGGCCGTCGCCGCCACCGGCGCTACTACGATCGCCGCCGCCCCGGTCACGATCTTCCACAATGCCGTGGCCCGCTCTTCCTGAATCTCCGGATGCGGGGAGAGATTTTCGAACGGGAGCACGTCATACGCCGGAAGGCTGACCACCGACTGCGGCGAAGCGGCGCCCGTCAGCTCGCAGAAGGATTCCAGCACCGGCAGCAACTCTTCCGCCGCGCGATTGTCAGCCACGATGACGACCAGCGGCCGCGCCGCCGCCCGATAGAGCAGCGCCAGGTACATGGATTTGGCTGTGGGGGTGAGTCCAGAGACACCAATCCGCCCCGCGCCGGTTTTCAGGTGGGATACCGCGCGCGCAAAAGCGGCCGTCTTCTCCAGGTCCGCGAACAGATCGCGGACGAACGGCAGAATCATTCCATTTTGATTCTAACAGCCTGGCCGGGTCTGTGTGGAAGCGGGGATCCGCCCGCGGAATCCATTTCAGACTGTGTGGATGCGGGCGACTCGCCCGCGTGTCTCCGTGGTACATTTCTTGCCTTGCCCCGCAAGACCGAAATCTCCCGCAAGCTGCAGCAGCGCGCCGAGCGCGTCCTTCCCGGCGGCGTGAATTCGCCGGTGCGCGCCTTCCAGGCAGTGGGAGGCGAGCCTCCGTTCATCGTCAAAGGAAGTGGCGCGCATGTCTGGGACGCCGATGGCAACCGGTATCTCGACTACCTCGGCTCCTGGGGGCCGCTCATCCTCGGACACGCGCATCCCGAGGTGGTGGCCGCGATCGAAGAGGCCGCGCGCCGCGGCTCCAGCTTCGGCGCTTCCACTCCCGCGGAAGTCGATCTGGCCGAGGCCGTGCTCGAAGCCTTTCCCGCGATCGAGAAAGTCCGCTTCGTCAGCTCCGGGACGGAGGCGGTGATGTCCGCCATACGCCTCGCGCGCGCCTTCACCGGACGCAAGTACATCGTGAAGTTCGAGGGCTGCTACCACGGCCACGCCGATTCCCTGCTGGTGAAAGCCGGCTCGGGCGTGGCCACGCTCGGCATCCCCGGCTCCGCCGGCGTGCCCGAGGAGTTCGCGCAGCTCACGCTGGCGCTGCCGTTCAACGATCCGAAGGCGGTGGAGAAGGCCTTCCGCGAATTCCGCGGCGAGATCGCGTGCGTGATCGTGGAGCCGGTGGTGGGCAACATGGGATGCGTTCTGCCGGCGCCCGAATATCTGGATGCGCTGCGCTACCTGACCTCGCGCGAAGGCGCGCTGCTGATTTTCGATGAGGTCATCACCGGCTTCCGCGTGGCCTACGGCGGCGCGCAAGAGCTCTACGGCACGCGTCCCGACCTGACCACGCTGGGCAAGATCATCGGCGGCGGCCTGCCGGTGGGCGCCTACGGCGGCCCGGCCGAGATCATGGACCAGGTCGCGCCGCTGGGGCCGGTCTATCAGGCGGGCACGTTATCGGGGAATCCGCTGGCCATGGCCGCCGGCCTTGCAACGCTCAAGCATCTGCGCGACCACCGCGAGATCTACGGACAGCTGGAGCGCCGCGCCGCGTCTTTAGTCGAGATGGTCTTGAGCGCGGCGAAGGATGTTGGCGTGGCCGTGACCGCCAACCGCGTCGGGTCTCTGTTCACCTGGTTCTTCACCGATTCGCCGGTGACCGACTGGGGCTCGGCGGCGAAGTCAGACACCAAGATGTTCGGGAAATTCCACCGGGCCATGATGGCGGGAGGCATCTACCTGCCACCGTCGCAATTCGAGTGCTGCTTCCTAAGCGCCGCGCATTCGGAAGAGGATGTGCGCGAGACGGTCGACGCGGCGAGGAAGGCCTTCCAAACCTTTCACCACTGAGACACGGAGCCACGGAGAAAAATAGAGCTACCTCTGCGCCTCCGCGCCTCCGCGGTTAGCTGATTCCTGCATCAGCTCCGGTATCGTGATAAAGCGGAAACCGTCCGCCTGGTAACGTGAGATCAGCTGCTCGGTGGCCGCGACAGTCGGCGCGCGATCCACGCCCATGTGCCAGTGGCCGCCGTCGTGCAGCAGGATGACGTCGCCGCCGCGGACATGGCGCGCCACTCGCCCCTCGATAGCCTCCGGCGTGGGAAGCTTCCAATCGTTGCCCGGGACGCTCCACATCACCGTGGTCAGGCCGCGCCTGGCGGCGGCTCGCAGCGTCCCCGGACGGCGGAGGCCCCAGGGCGGGCGAAATAGCTTCGAGTGCTCGCCCACCGCGTCCGTGAGCGCACGCTCGCAGGTGTCAAGTTCCCGGGCGAGCTGCGCTCCGGAGGCGAAGAACAGGTTGGAGTGCGTGTAGGTGTGGTTGCCGATGACGTGTCCCGCCTGGGCGACGGCGCGCGCGATCTCCGGGCGTTCGCGGACGAAGCGCCCAATCATGAAGAAGGTGGCCTTCACCCCGTGCTTGGCCAGCACCTCGAGCAGGCGCAGGGTGTGCGGGTCGTTGGGGCCGTCGTCGAAGGTGAGGGCAAGTTGCCGCGAGCCTGCGCCGGCGGCGACGAAGGTCTTGCCGAAGAGCTGCGAGCTCGGGCTGACCGCGCCGTAGGAGACGGCACCCGCTGCGCCTCCCAGCGCCAC
Encoded proteins:
- the hemL gene encoding glutamate-1-semialdehyde 2,1-aminomutase, whose product is MPRKTEISRKLQQRAERVLPGGVNSPVRAFQAVGGEPPFIVKGSGAHVWDADGNRYLDYLGSWGPLILGHAHPEVVAAIEEAARRGSSFGASTPAEVDLAEAVLEAFPAIEKVRFVSSGTEAVMSAIRLARAFTGRKYIVKFEGCYHGHADSLLVKAGSGVATLGIPGSAGVPEEFAQLTLALPFNDPKAVEKAFREFRGEIACVIVEPVVGNMGCVLPAPEYLDALRYLTSREGALLIFDEVITGFRVAYGGAQELYGTRPDLTTLGKIIGGGLPVGAYGGPAEIMDQVAPLGPVYQAGTLSGNPLAMAAGLATLKHLRDHREIYGQLERRAASLVEMVLSAAKDVGVAVTANRVGSLFTWFFTDSPVTDWGSAAKSDTKMFGKFHRAMMAGGIYLPPSQFECCFLSAAHSEEDVRETVDAARKAFQTFHH
- a CDS encoding polysaccharide deacetylase family protein, with the protein product MLEAAIGGVVALGGAAGAVSYGAVSPSSQLFGKTFVAAGAGSRQLALTFDDGPNDPHTLRLLEVLAKHGVKATFFMIGRFVRERPEIARAVAQAGHVIGNHTYTHSNLFFASGAQLARELDTCERALTDAVGEHSKLFRPPWGLRRPGTLRAAARRGLTTVMWSVPGNDWKLPTPEAIEGRVARHVRGGDVILLHDGGHWHMGVDRAPTVAATEQLISRYQADGFRFITIPELMQESANRGGAEAQR
- the mfd gene encoding transcription-repair coupling factor, which codes for MILPFVRDLFADLEKTAAFARAVSHLKTGAGRIGVSGLTPTAKSMYLALLYRAAARPLVVIVADNRAAEELLPVLESFCELTGAASPQSVVSLPAYDVLPFENLSPHPEIQEERATALWKIVTGAAAIVVAPVAATAMRLRDGQFYADLARVVRRAETIDVEALLEHLQRVGYAPADVVEMPGQYALRGGLLDVYSPEAERPIRVEFFGDEVESLRKFDPGTQRSSNPADEVVLLPLTETPVSDEILTAIHRRLSAGRVAGREHIVEQAVAAGGVSVFPGWELLAPVTAGSGSLFDLIPEAAVMVAESAAVERELEHFSARVEEAHERSGMGNLVRPAELFLSAEEWRAQIERRPGAALEHLALTEDDGEGEQVEFASRPTSRFHGSVAAMAEEVKRLRGEGQRVLVAAANLGEVERLADIFTEYSVPFRLGNRARTSSGETYLNETAYFAEDVETTTLVRAFVPDGVALPEAGLVVFGTRDLFDESAAVASRPLRQKSKVGAFLSDFRDLAVGDYVVHVDHGIGQYAGLKEIRQDEVSTEFMLLMYAEEAKLYVPLTRLDLVQKYRSAEGAKPTLAHLGSGAWAKTKARVKKAVAEMADDLLKLYAERKAVEGHAFPVDTAWQREFEDAFEHSETPDQEQAVADVKRDMETRMPMDRLLCGDVGYGKTEVAMRAAFKAVGDNKQVAVLAPTTVLVFQHYETFRQRFAAFPITVEMLSRFRSPRRQKEILAKVEAGKVDVLIGTHRLLSKDVRFADLGLLVVDEEQRFGVRDKERLKQFKKEVDVLTLSATPIPRTLHMSLVGLRDMSVIETPPKDRIAIQTVVAPFGEKLVQSAIQHELERQGQVYFLHNRVETIHEIAAKIQELAPQARVVVGHGQMPESQLEKVMLKFMRHESDVLVATTIVENGLDIPLCNTILINRADRLGLSELYQLRGRVGRSSRRAYAYLLVPPEQELSPLARRRLAALKEFSDLGAGFKLAALDLELRGAGTLLGGQQSGHADAVGFELYTSMLERSVRELKGEAAPEQVETQLNLGLNVRIPEEYVAEENQRLRMYKRVAAVESEEQLADVRQELEDRYGAPPPPVQHLLQYATLRLVCRRLGVAAIERRRDSVQLRFIENAAIEPEKLARLVAGEPGAQFTPAGVLRLSLKSTQPEEVLARLRSLLEELGAASVV